From Streptomyces sp. NBC_01460, a single genomic window includes:
- the ureA gene encoding urease subunit gamma: MRLTPTERDRLLLFGAAELARARRARGLRLNVPEATALIADTVCEAARDGRRLAEAIEAARAVLGPDDVLPGVADVVTEVHVEAVFDDGSRLAVVSDPLAGGTLGDEAPGALLPGPAAPGPEPAVRLTVRNTATVPVSVTSHFHFFEANPRLHFDRSAAYGMRLGVPAGSSVRFGPGETAEAALVPIGGDRIAIGFAGLVDGPLDAPGAKEEALRRAAACGYLGAEES; this comes from the coding sequence GTGCGACTGACCCCGACCGAACGCGACCGGCTGCTGCTCTTCGGCGCCGCCGAGCTTGCCCGGGCGCGGCGCGCCCGCGGCCTGCGGCTCAACGTCCCCGAGGCCACGGCCCTGATCGCGGACACCGTCTGCGAGGCCGCCAGGGACGGACGGAGGCTGGCCGAGGCGATCGAGGCCGCCCGTGCCGTGCTGGGGCCCGACGACGTGCTGCCCGGCGTGGCCGACGTCGTCACCGAGGTCCATGTGGAGGCCGTGTTCGACGACGGTTCCCGTCTCGCGGTCGTCAGCGATCCCCTCGCCGGCGGCACGCTCGGCGACGAGGCCCCCGGAGCGCTGCTCCCCGGGCCCGCGGCGCCGGGTCCTGAGCCCGCCGTGCGGCTCACCGTCCGCAACACCGCGACCGTCCCGGTCAGCGTCACGTCCCACTTCCACTTCTTCGAGGCCAACCCCCGGCTCCACTTCGACCGCTCCGCGGCGTACGGGATGCGGCTGGGCGTGCCGGCCGGGTCCTCCGTCCGCTTCGGCCCGGGGGAGACCGCCGAGGCGGCGCTCGTCCCCATCGGCGGCGACCGGATCGCGATCGGTTTCGCCGGGCTCGTCGACGGGCCCCTGGACGCGCCGGGCGCGAAGGAGGAGGCGCTGCGCAGGGCGGCGGCCTGCGGCTACCTCGGTGCGGAGGAGAGCTGA
- a CDS encoding branched-chain amino acid aminotransferase: MTTPTIELKPSSTPLSDAEREAILVSPGFGRYFTDHMVTIRWTEGRGWHDAQLVPYGPLSMDPANMTLHYAQEIFEGLKAYRQPDGTVATFRPEANAARFQRSAARLAMPELPAETFIEACDVLVRQDRAWVPAHGGEESLYLRPFMIAAEVGLGVRPANEYLFLVIASPAGAYFPGGVKPVSIWLSQDRVRAVPGGMGDAKTGGNYAASLLAQAEAAAQGCDQVAYLDAVEHKWVEELGGMNLYFVYGQEDGSKRIVTPSLTGSLLAGVTRDSLLTVARDLGYASEEGRISIDQWRADTENGTLTEVFACGTAAVITPVGTVKSADGQWIQGDGTPGEVTLKLRERLLDIQRGIAEDTHGWMHELG, encoded by the coding sequence ATGACGACGCCCACGATCGAGCTCAAGCCCTCCTCGACCCCGCTGTCCGACGCGGAGCGCGAGGCGATCCTGGTGAGCCCCGGCTTCGGCCGTTACTTCACCGATCACATGGTGACGATCCGCTGGACCGAGGGACGCGGCTGGCACGACGCCCAGCTCGTGCCCTACGGGCCGCTGTCGATGGACCCGGCCAACATGACCCTGCACTACGCGCAGGAGATCTTCGAGGGCCTCAAGGCCTACCGGCAGCCCGACGGCACCGTCGCCACCTTCCGCCCGGAGGCGAACGCCGCGCGCTTCCAGCGCTCCGCGGCCCGCCTCGCGATGCCCGAGCTGCCGGCGGAGACCTTCATCGAGGCCTGCGACGTGCTGGTCCGGCAGGACCGGGCCTGGGTCCCGGCGCACGGTGGCGAGGAGTCCCTCTACCTGCGCCCCTTCATGATCGCCGCCGAGGTCGGCCTGGGTGTCCGGCCCGCCAACGAGTACCTCTTCCTCGTCATCGCCTCTCCCGCCGGCGCCTACTTCCCCGGCGGTGTGAAGCCGGTCTCCATCTGGCTCTCCCAGGACCGGGTCCGCGCCGTCCCCGGCGGCATGGGCGACGCCAAGACCGGCGGCAACTACGCCGCCTCCCTCCTCGCCCAGGCCGAGGCCGCCGCGCAGGGCTGCGACCAGGTCGCCTACCTCGACGCCGTCGAGCACAAGTGGGTCGAGGAGCTGGGCGGCATGAACCTCTACTTCGTGTACGGGCAGGAGGACGGCAGCAAGCGGATCGTCACCCCCTCCCTCACGGGCTCGCTGCTCGCCGGCGTCACCCGTGACTCCCTGCTGACCGTCGCCCGCGACCTCGGTTACGCCTCCGAGGAGGGCCGCATCTCCATCGACCAGTGGCGCGCCGACACCGAGAACGGCACCCTCACCGAGGTCTTCGCCTGCGGCACGGCCGCCGTGATCACCCCCGTCGGCACCGTGAAGTCCGCGGACGGCCAGTGGATCCAGGGCGACGGCACCCCCGGCGAGGTCACCCTCAAGCTGCGCGAGCGCCTGCTGGACATCCAGCGCGGCATCGCCGAGGACACCCACGGCTGGATGCACGAGCTCGGCTAG
- a CDS encoding agmatine deiminase family protein has protein sequence MTFRMPPEWAPHERTWMAWPGPNPTFDTDAELDEARAAWASVARAVRRFEPVTVIVGPGQEDSARALLGPDVETAVRPLDDAWMRDIGPTFVVDDESGQLAAVDWTFNGWGAQGWARWEHDRHIARGVAELAGVPVHSSPLVNEGGAIHVDGEGTVLLTETVQLGQERNPGWSRQAVEDEIHARLGTEKAIWLPRGLAGDYGTYGTLGHVDIVAAFARPGVVVAHVQPDPSHPDHEITRETVRLLRAATDARGRRLEVVEIPAPTVLRDADGAWADYSYINHYLCNGGVVLCAFDDPRDAEAAAVLGDLFPDRTVTPVDARTIFAGGGGIHCITQQQPRT, from the coding sequence ATGACCTTCCGTATGCCGCCCGAGTGGGCCCCGCACGAGCGCACCTGGATGGCCTGGCCCGGCCCCAACCCCACCTTCGACACCGACGCCGAGCTCGACGAGGCCCGTGCCGCCTGGGCCTCCGTCGCCCGGGCCGTACGCCGCTTCGAGCCGGTCACCGTGATCGTCGGGCCCGGCCAGGAGGACAGTGCCCGCGCGCTCCTCGGCCCGGACGTCGAGACGGCCGTACGCCCCCTGGACGACGCCTGGATGCGGGACATCGGACCGACCTTCGTGGTCGACGACGAGAGCGGTCAACTCGCGGCGGTGGACTGGACGTTCAACGGATGGGGCGCTCAGGGCTGGGCGCGCTGGGAGCACGACCGGCACATCGCGCGGGGCGTCGCCGAGCTGGCCGGAGTGCCCGTGCACAGCTCGCCGCTCGTCAACGAGGGCGGCGCGATCCACGTGGACGGCGAGGGCACCGTGCTGCTCACCGAGACCGTCCAGCTGGGCCAGGAGCGCAACCCCGGCTGGAGCAGGCAGGCCGTCGAGGACGAGATCCACGCCCGCCTCGGGACCGAGAAGGCGATCTGGCTGCCGCGGGGCCTGGCGGGGGACTACGGCACCTACGGCACCCTCGGCCACGTCGACATCGTCGCCGCCTTCGCCCGCCCCGGGGTCGTCGTCGCCCACGTCCAGCCCGACCCCTCCCACCCGGACCACGAGATCACCCGTGAGACGGTCCGGCTCCTGCGGGCCGCCACCGACGCCCGGGGCCGCCGGCTGGAGGTGGTGGAGATACCGGCGCCGACCGTGCTCCGGGACGCCGACGGCGCATGGGCCGACTACTCCTACATCAACCACTACCTCTGCAACGGCGGGGTGGTCCTCTGCGCCTTCGACGACCCGAGGGACGCGGAGGCGGCCGCCGTCCTCGGTGACCTCTTCCCCGACCGTACGGTGACACCCG
- a CDS encoding urease subunit alpha, protein MDPYEYASVHGPRAGDRVRLGDSGLTVRVESDSQKQGDEFLAGFGKTARDGLHLKAAAVRDTCDVVISNVLVIDAVLGIRKVSVGIREGRIAAIGRAGNPDTLDGVDVVVGTGTTIVSGEGLIATAGAVDPHVHLLSPRIMEASLASGVTTIIGQEFGPVWGVGVNSPWALRHAFNAFDAWPVNIGFLGRGSSSHEAPLVEALAEGGACGFKVHEDMGAHTRALDTALRVAEEYDVQVALHSDGLNECLSVEDTLSVLEGRTIHAFHIEGCGGGHVPNVLKMAGVPNVIGSSTNPTLPFGRDAVAEHYGMIVSVHDLKTDLPGDAAMARDRIRAGTMGAEDVLHDLGAIGITSSDAQGMGRAGETVRRTFAMAAKMKAELGPMEGDGPGDDNARVLRYMAKLTINPALAHGLSHEVGSIETGKLADIVLWRPEFFGAKPQLVLKAGFPAYGVTGDPNAATDTCEPLVLGPQFGAYGATAADLSVAFVAEAATQLGSDLMPTRRRRVGVRGTRGIGPADLRLNSRTGQVGVDGETGLVTLDGDPLRSPAAESVSLNRLYFL, encoded by the coding sequence ATGGATCCCTACGAGTACGCCTCCGTGCACGGCCCGCGCGCGGGCGACCGGGTCAGGCTCGGCGACTCCGGGCTGACCGTCCGCGTGGAGTCCGACTCCCAGAAGCAGGGCGACGAGTTCCTCGCCGGGTTCGGCAAGACGGCCCGCGACGGCCTGCACCTCAAGGCCGCGGCGGTCCGGGACACCTGTGACGTCGTCATCAGCAACGTCCTGGTCATCGATGCCGTGCTGGGGATCCGGAAGGTCTCGGTCGGCATCCGCGAGGGCCGGATCGCCGCGATCGGGCGGGCCGGCAACCCGGACACCCTCGACGGGGTCGACGTGGTCGTCGGCACGGGCACGACCATCGTCTCGGGCGAGGGCCTGATCGCGACGGCGGGTGCGGTGGACCCCCACGTCCACCTGCTCTCCCCGCGCATCATGGAGGCGTCCCTCGCCTCCGGAGTCACCACGATCATCGGCCAGGAGTTCGGCCCGGTCTGGGGCGTCGGCGTCAACTCCCCGTGGGCGCTGCGACACGCCTTCAACGCCTTCGACGCCTGGCCCGTCAACATCGGCTTCCTGGGCCGCGGCTCCTCCTCCCACGAAGCCCCGCTGGTCGAGGCGCTCGCCGAGGGCGGCGCCTGCGGCTTCAAGGTCCACGAGGACATGGGCGCCCACACCCGCGCCCTTGACACCGCCCTGCGGGTCGCCGAGGAGTACGACGTCCAGGTCGCCCTGCACAGCGACGGGCTCAACGAGTGCCTGTCCGTGGAGGACACCCTGAGCGTGCTCGAAGGGCGCACGATCCACGCCTTCCACATCGAGGGCTGCGGCGGCGGGCACGTCCCCAACGTGCTGAAGATGGCGGGCGTCCCGAACGTCATCGGCTCCTCCACCAACCCGACGCTCCCCTTCGGCCGGGACGCCGTCGCCGAGCACTACGGGATGATCGTCTCCGTCCACGACCTCAAGACCGACCTCCCCGGTGACGCCGCCATGGCCCGCGACCGGATCAGGGCCGGGACCATGGGCGCCGAGGACGTGCTGCACGACCTGGGCGCGATCGGCATCACCTCGTCCGACGCGCAGGGCATGGGCCGGGCCGGGGAGACCGTGCGCCGCACCTTCGCCATGGCGGCGAAGATGAAGGCCGAGCTCGGCCCGATGGAGGGCGACGGCCCCGGCGACGACAACGCCCGGGTGCTGCGCTACATGGCCAAGCTCACCATCAACCCCGCCCTCGCCCACGGCCTCTCCCACGAGGTCGGGTCGATCGAGACGGGGAAGCTCGCCGACATCGTCCTCTGGCGCCCCGAGTTCTTCGGCGCGAAGCCCCAGCTGGTCCTGAAGGCCGGCTTCCCCGCCTACGGGGTCACCGGTGACCCCAACGCCGCCACGGACACCTGCGAACCCCTCGTCCTCGGACCGCAGTTCGGTGCGTACGGGGCGACGGCCGCCGATCTCTCCGTCGCCTTCGTCGCGGAGGCCGCCACCCAGCTCGGCTCCGACCTGATGCCCACCCGCCGCCGCCGGGTGGGCGTCCGGGGGACGCGCGGCATCGGCCCCGCCGACCTGCGCCTCAACTCCCGTACCGGACAGGTCGGCGTCGACGGCGAGACCGGGCTCGTCACGCTCGACGGCGACCCTTTGCGCTCCCCGGCCGCCGAATCCGTCTCCCTCAACCGCCTCTACTTCCTCTAG